The genomic stretch GCAGCCGGAGCCGCGCCAGGCCGAGCGAAAGCTCCGCCTCCGGGGTCGCCAGCTCCGGATGCTCGAGGATCCGAAGATGCCGCTCCGCGTCCTCCGCCTTCCCGCGCCCCAGAAGCGCGCGGCCCTTCCTGAGGAGCGAATCGCGCAGAAGCCCCGGATCCGCGGCGCGCGCGACCTCGAAGTACGCCTGAAAGCCGCTCCGCCGCTTTCCGAGAAGGGCCAGCCCCCGGGCCACCAGGCGGCGCGCCTCCGCGCGGCCGACCGCAGCCTTGGCCCCGCGCAGGGCGGTCACGATCTTCCACTGCGCGGCGACGTCCGAGGCGCGGTCGAGCGCCTTCAGGAGAAGCGGGCCGAATTCCGGCCGCGCCCGCAGCGCCTCCCCCGCCCGCTCCGAAAGCCGCGGGTCCTCCCCCTGAAGGAGCGCCCCGAGAAGCGCCTCCCCCGCCCGCGCCCCGCCCGCCTCGCCGAGCGCCCGCGCGGCGAAAGACTTCACCGGACCCGGCCCCTTCTCGAGAAGCCGCGCCAGCCGCTCGACGTGCTCCTTCCCCACCGGAAGCCGCGCCAGGACATCGAGCGCCGGCTTGACGATCCCGGGGAAGTCCGTCTCCTCAAGAAGCGGCAGAAGACGCGCGACGGCGGTCCTGGCGGCCGTCCCCTGGGGCGCCAGTTCCCCCAGCGCGGCGAGCGCCGCCTGGCGCACGGACGCCGGGCGCTTCCGGTCCGCATGGGCCAGAAGCGCCGGCACCGCGCGCGGATCCCCGAGCGCGCCGAGGATGAGCAGGCTCGACGCCACGGCCGTTTCGGCCTTGCGCGCCCGCGGCGACGTGACGAACTCGAGGATCCGGCGCACGAGGGCGGCCTTCCGATCCGCGGCCAGCTCCCGGGCCCGCCCGCGCCAGACCTGAGCGGCCTTCCGGGCCACCTCGGCCTCCGGATCCAGAAGCGCCGCGAAGAGGGCGTCCGAGGAATCCTCTTCCGCGAAGCGTCCGAGAAGCTCGACGACCCCCTGGCGGACCCGGGGATTCTCGGAAGCCAGATGCTCCCGCAGCACCGGCGCCGCCTGCGCCCCCAGCGAGGCCAGCGCCTGGAGGACCCGGGAACGCACGGGATCGGAATCGCCCAGAAGCGGGATCAGATGAGGCGCGGCCGCCGAAGCGTCGATCTTCGCCAGGGCGTCCACGGCGTAGAGCTTCACCGTTTCGTTCGAAGACCGCAGCGTCCGCGCCAGGGCCTTCAGGACGCCCGCGTCGCAGGCCTGAAGCTCCCCGAGAACGCGGGCCGCGGCGCACTGGAGCTCCGCGGATCCCTCCTGGAGCATGCGGCAGATCTTCTCGAGTTCGGGGGACATGTCCTGGAGAGGGAGTATAGGGAGCCGAA from Planctomycetota bacterium encodes the following:
- a CDS encoding HEAT repeat domain-containing protein, giving the protein MSPELEKICRMLQEGSAELQCAAARVLGELQACDAGVLKALARTLRSSNETVKLYAVDALAKIDASAAAPHLIPLLGDSDPVRSRVLQALASLGAQAAPVLREHLASENPRVRQGVVELLGRFAEEDSSDALFAALLDPEAEVARKAAQVWRGRARELAADRKAALVRRILEFVTSPRARKAETAVASSLLILGALGDPRAVPALLAHADRKRPASVRQAALAALGELAPQGTAARTAVARLLPLLEETDFPGIVKPALDVLARLPVGKEHVERLARLLEKGPGPVKSFAARALGEAGGARAGEALLGALLQGEDPRLSERAGEALRARPEFGPLLLKALDRASDVAAQWKIVTALRGAKAAVGRAEARRLVARGLALLGKRRSGFQAYFEVARAADPGLLRDSLLRKGRALLGRGKAEDAERHLRILEHPELATPEAELSLGLARLRLQRLDLAQAGRDRGPALSLFARLAAREGFSLARELEKQARWATPEELLYLGFALVERQGAEREAGAAILKLVARRWASREEGRTARQKLKTQGVA